The following are encoded in a window of Catharus ustulatus isolate bCatUst1 chromosome 12, bCatUst1.pri.v2, whole genome shotgun sequence genomic DNA:
- the CTXN2 gene encoding cortexin-2: MMSSNYCSNTSASMSVNEMSAFPLTLEQKTGFAFVGILCVFLGLLIIRCFKILLDPYSSMPSSTWEDEVEGLDKGTFEYALA; the protein is encoded by the coding sequence ATGATGAGCAGTAATTACTGCAGCAACACTTCAGCCAGCATGAGTGTCAACGAAATGTCTGCCTTCCCTCTGACTTTAGAACAAAAAACTGGCTTTGCctttgtggggattttgtgtgttttcttggGACTTCTAATTATCAGATGCTTCAAAATCTTGCTAGACCCCTACAGCAGTATGCCTTCTTCCACGTGGGAAGATGAAGTTGAGGGGTTGGATAAAGGGACATTTGAATATGCTCTTGCATGA